A genomic window from Sparus aurata chromosome 14, fSpaAur1.1, whole genome shotgun sequence includes:
- the LOC115595540 gene encoding serine/threonine-protein kinase 38-like — MTGGTAAALPMSNHTRERVTVAKLTLENFYSTLLTQHEEREMRQKKLEKAMDDEGLPDEEKVMRRSQHARKETEFLRLKRTRLGLDDFESLKVIGRGAFGEVRLVQKKDTGHIYAMKILRKADMLEKEQVAHIRAERDILVEADGAWVVKMFYSFQDKRNLYLIMEFLPGGDMMTLLMKKDTLSEEATQFYIAETVLAIDSIHQLGFIHRDIKPDNLLLDSRGHVKLSDFGLCTGLKKAHRTEFYRNLTHNPPSDFSFQNMNSKRKAETWKKNRRQLAYSTVGTPDYIAPEVFMQTGYNKLCDWWSLGVIMYEMLIGYPPFCSETPQETYRKVMNWKETLVFPPEVPISERAKDLILKYCNDAENRIGAVSVEEIKSHQFFESVDWEHIRERPAAISIEIKSIDDTSNFDDFPESDILQPASATEPDFKSKDWVFLNYTYKRFEGLTQRGTIPTYMKAGKA; from the exons ATGACGGGAGGGACTGCAGCTGCCCTTCCCATGAGCAACCACACCCGAGAGAGGGTGACCGTGGCCAAGCTGACACTGGAAAACTTCTACAGCACTCTGCTCACCCAGCACGAGGAGCGTGAAATGAG gcagaagaagctggagaaggCCATGGATGATGAGGGTTTACCAGATGAGGAG AAAGTAATGCGCCGCTCGCAGCACGCCCGTAAGGAGACTGAGTTTTTGCGACTGAAGAGGACGCGGCTTGGCTTGGATGACTTTGAGTCTCTTAAAGTTATTGGACGAGGTGCTTTCGGAGAG GTGCGTTTGGTGCAGAAAAAAGACACAGGACACATTTACGCCATGAAGATTTTGAGAAAAGCCGACATGCTGGAGAAAGAACAG GTTGCTCATATCCGGGCAGAGAGGGACATTCTGGTGGAGGCGGACGGTGCCTGGGTGGTCAAGATGTTCTACAGCTTCCAGGACAAGAGGAACCTTTACCTCATCATGGAGTTCCTGCCTGGAG GCGACATGATGACCCTGCTGATGAAGAAGGACACTCTGTCCGAAGAGGCCACGCAGTTCTACATCGCAGAGACGGTCCTGGCCATCGACTCCATCCACCAGCTGGGCTTCATCCACAGAGACATCAAACCCGACAACTTGCTGCTGGACTCCAGG GGACATGTGAAACTGTCAGATTTTGGCCTGTGCACAGGACTGAAGAAGGCTCATCGCACGGAATTTTACAGGAACCTGACGCACAATCCGCCCAGTGATTTCT CTTTTCAAAATATGAACTCCAAGAGGAAAGCAGAAACCTGGAAGAAGAACCGGCGGCAGCTG GCGTATTCTACTGTGGGAACGCCAGACTACATCGCCCCTGAGGTCTTCATGCAGACGGGATACAACAAGCTGTGTGACTGGTGGTCTCTGGGCGTCATCATGTATGAAATGCTCATCG GTTATCCACCTTTCTGCTCTGAGACGCCGCAGGAGACGTACAGGAAGGTGATGAACTGGAAGGAAACTCTCGTCTTCCCTCCTGAGGTCCCCATTTCAGAGAGGGCCAAAGACTTAATATTAAA GTATTGCAACGATGCCGAGAACAGGATCGGAGCTGTGAGTGTGGAGGAGATCAAGAGTCATCAGTTCTTTGAGTCAGTGGACTGGGAGCACATCAG GGAGCGGCCAGCAGCCATCTCCATTGAAATCAAGAGCATCGACGACACCTCAAACTTTGACGACTTCCCTGAATCAGACATCCTTCAGCCAG CCAGTGCAACAGAGCCGGACTTCAAATCGAAGGACTGGGTGTTCCTCAACTACACGTACAAACGCTTCGAGGGCCTGACTCAACGAGGCACCATCCCCACATACATGAAGGCAGGGAAGGCCTGA